A single Lysinibacter sp. HNR DNA region contains:
- a CDS encoding single-stranded DNA-binding protein: MIDSLTISGIVATEPRHVTTAQGLPITSFRLASQQRKYDRVTGLWSDGDTNWYTVTAFRQLAANVALSVKKGERLMVSGRLRIRSWQKDDRSGTSVEVEADSIGHDLSWGTATYTRGVSSASTVGAPETINERDLTKRNDQREVTGVNTQGKITELQGQQEFADLPIPQEALDSEGESALSVPF; encoded by the coding sequence ATGATTGATTCACTCACCATTTCTGGGATTGTAGCGACGGAGCCGCGTCACGTTACCACCGCTCAGGGGCTACCCATCACCTCGTTTCGTCTAGCATCCCAACAGAGAAAATACGATCGAGTAACGGGCTTGTGGAGCGACGGCGATACCAATTGGTACACCGTAACCGCTTTTCGACAATTGGCTGCCAACGTTGCGCTCTCGGTTAAAAAGGGTGAACGCCTGATGGTCTCCGGACGGTTGCGTATTCGCTCGTGGCAGAAAGACGATCGCTCTGGCACAAGCGTCGAGGTTGAGGCGGATTCAATAGGTCATGATCTTTCCTGGGGCACCGCCACCTATACCAGGGGCGTTTCCTCCGCTTCCACCGTGGGCGCTCCAGAAACGATAAATGAACGCGACCTCACCAAGCGCAATGATCAACGCGAGGTAACCGGTGTGAATACTCAAGGGAAAATAACCGAGTTACAAGGGCAGCAAGAATTCGCCGATCTGCCTATCCCACAAGAGGCCCTCGATTCCGAGGGGGAGAGCGCGCTTTCTGTGCCATTCTAG
- the msrA gene encoding peptide-methionine (S)-S-oxide reductase MsrA: MTSLVVAGGCFWCLDAVYRTLRGVREVESGYTGGATHNPTYEQVSLGTTGHAEAVRVDFDPEVIPAEVILNVFFTLHDPTQLNRQGADVGTQYRSAMFYASEEQREMMEAARDRAAEWWPGEIVTQLVPLGEFYRAEEYHQNFFEKNPNQGYCLAVAVPKVNKIRASFTEYMR; this comes from the coding sequence ATGACTTCTCTCGTGGTAGCTGGCGGATGTTTTTGGTGCCTTGATGCGGTATACCGTACGCTCCGGGGAGTGCGTGAGGTGGAATCGGGTTATACCGGAGGCGCAACGCACAACCCCACGTACGAGCAGGTGAGCCTTGGTACAACCGGTCACGCCGAAGCGGTGAGGGTCGACTTTGACCCCGAGGTTATTCCGGCCGAGGTCATTCTTAACGTATTTTTTACCCTGCACGACCCCACACAGCTCAACCGCCAGGGTGCCGACGTGGGTACGCAATATCGCTCAGCGATGTTTTACGCTTCTGAGGAGCAGCGGGAGATGATGGAGGCCGCGCGTGACCGAGCAGCTGAGTGGTGGCCCGGAGAGATCGTAACCCAGCTTGTTCCTCTGGGCGAATTTTATCGTGCAGAAGAATATCATCAGAACTTCTTTGAGAAGAACCCGAATCAGGGATATTGCCTGGCTGTCGCGGTTCCTAAGGTGAATAAGATTCGCGCTTCTTTCACGGAGTATATGCGCTAG
- the nadE gene encoding ammonia-dependent NAD(+) synthetase codes for MRFHQSEIISTLGVSPQIDAAAEVESRVSFLVEYLISVPGSQGLVLGISGGQDSTLAGRLCQMAVERVRERAGAATFYAVRLPYGVQADESDAQLALDFIRPDRSIAFNIWDAVAGVGSEFDRACGESLSDFNKGNVKARVRMVAQYAIAGQYRALVVGTDHAAEAVTGFYTKFGDGGADVLPLSGLTKGQGREILRYLNAPEQLYVKEPTADLLDDAPGQTDEENLGLGYEVIDAYLRGESVPDQAAEAIERYYAASEHKRRMPVVPGDQWWRG; via the coding sequence ATGCGTTTTCACCAGTCTGAAATTATTTCCACGCTCGGGGTATCCCCTCAGATTGATGCAGCAGCCGAGGTTGAGTCTCGGGTGTCATTTCTTGTTGAGTACCTGATATCGGTTCCCGGCTCACAGGGGCTTGTACTGGGCATTAGCGGTGGGCAAGACTCTACCCTGGCTGGACGGCTGTGCCAAATGGCCGTTGAGCGGGTGCGAGAACGAGCAGGGGCTGCTACCTTTTATGCGGTCCGGTTACCCTACGGTGTGCAGGCTGATGAAAGTGATGCCCAATTGGCACTCGATTTTATTCGACCTGACCGCTCGATTGCTTTTAACATCTGGGACGCCGTTGCCGGTGTTGGTTCCGAATTCGATCGCGCGTGCGGGGAGTCCCTGAGCGATTTTAATAAGGGGAATGTGAAGGCCCGGGTACGAATGGTGGCCCAGTATGCCATCGCGGGGCAGTATCGTGCGCTTGTGGTTGGAACGGATCATGCTGCCGAAGCGGTGACAGGATTTTATACGAAGTTTGGCGATGGCGGGGCGGATGTGCTCCCGCTCAGCGGTCTTACAAAAGGTCAGGGACGTGAAATTTTGCGGTACCTGAATGCTCCGGAGCAGCTTTATGTGAAGGAGCCTACTGCGGATCTGCTCGATGATGCACCGGGGCAGACCGATGAGGAAAACCTGGGGCTGGGGTATGAGGTTATTGACGCGTATTTGCGGGGAGAGAGCGTACCCGATCAGGCAGCTGAGGCTATCGAACGCTACTACGCTGCTTCGGAGCACAAACGCCGCATGCCCGTTGTGCCCGGTGATCAGTGGTGGCGAGGGTAA
- a CDS encoding alpha/beta hydrolase: MVDSLQGWVPDVLGGGYQQRTLHLDQDDEGQVVTTLVRAAAPAPWPRLRGTARLTDVVYVHGWSDYFFQKELADFWRERGARFYAVDLRKYGRSLREGQTPGYIEDLTVYDADIEAALAAIGHGAGQKTSRKLVLMGHSTGGLVLTLWAARHPNRASSLILNSPWLELQTREIGRIAFAPMNTTLVRLGRKTAYPQIDKGMYTRSLHKHFGGEWEYDMEWKPEQSFAIYPGWLNAIIRGHQSVARGLGLTIPVLIMLSKRSVFRTTWDESMRHSDTVLSVEGVANRAKDVGECVTLVRLTGALHDVFLSEKLVRDHAYQQLDRWIRSYL, from the coding sequence ATGGTAGATAGTCTTCAGGGCTGGGTTCCCGATGTGCTGGGTGGGGGATATCAGCAAAGAACCCTTCATCTGGATCAGGACGACGAGGGTCAGGTTGTTACCACTCTGGTGCGTGCAGCGGCCCCCGCGCCGTGGCCTCGGCTGCGCGGAACGGCGCGCCTTACCGACGTTGTGTACGTTCACGGATGGTCCGACTACTTTTTCCAAAAGGAATTGGCCGACTTTTGGCGAGAGCGGGGCGCGCGCTTTTATGCCGTTGACTTACGTAAATACGGTCGAAGTCTCCGGGAAGGTCAGACCCCCGGTTACATTGAGGATTTAACGGTTTACGACGCAGATATCGAGGCTGCGCTCGCCGCTATTGGCCACGGAGCCGGGCAGAAAACATCACGCAAGCTTGTGCTCATGGGGCACTCGACGGGCGGTCTGGTGCTGACCCTGTGGGCGGCTCGTCATCCCAATCGCGCAAGCTCTCTTATTCTTAATAGCCCGTGGTTGGAGCTTCAAACCCGTGAAATTGGTCGTATCGCGTTTGCCCCGATGAACACGACGCTGGTTCGCCTGGGAAGGAAAACGGCCTATCCTCAAATTGACAAGGGGATGTATACAAGATCTCTGCACAAACATTTTGGTGGTGAATGGGAATACGATATGGAATGGAAGCCGGAGCAGTCGTTTGCGATTTATCCGGGGTGGCTCAACGCGATTATTCGGGGACACCAGAGTGTCGCACGCGGACTTGGGCTCACGATCCCAGTTCTCATTATGCTTTCAAAACGTAGTGTGTTTCGCACTACGTGGGACGAGTCGATGCGGCACTCCGATACTGTTCTGAGCGTCGAGGGAGTGGCCAATCGTGCAAAAGATGTGGGCGAGTGCGTCACCCTGGTGCGCCTAACGGGAGCGCTGCACGATGTTTTTCTCTCGGAAAAGTTGGTTCGTGATCACGCGTATCAACAGCTGGATCGATGGATCAGGTCGTACCTATAA
- the thiE gene encoding thiamine phosphate synthase encodes MTNHTAAIKIDPHAVRERLRNAYVYLCTDARVAQGDLVEFVTDAVRGGVDIVQLRDKKLEAAAERAALDVVREICHAHGALLSVNDRADLALLVGADIFHTGQGDLSVADSRRLLGPDVILGRSTNTLERALVASEDPGVDYFCVGPVWETPTKPGRAAVGPGLLSRVAETHPDKPWFAIGNVNLDSVGQVIDAGATRVVVVRALTESSHVLNSARELKRIMTEEGAKYPENGGRVAGEARDGR; translated from the coding sequence ATGACAAACCATACTGCTGCAATAAAAATCGACCCGCATGCGGTGCGTGAGCGCCTCAGAAATGCCTATGTTTATCTGTGCACTGACGCCCGTGTGGCACAGGGTGATCTGGTTGAATTTGTGACGGATGCGGTTCGCGGCGGTGTTGATATTGTCCAGCTGCGCGACAAAAAACTTGAGGCCGCGGCTGAGAGGGCTGCGTTGGATGTCGTTCGCGAGATCTGCCACGCACACGGTGCCCTTCTCTCTGTTAATGATCGTGCGGATCTGGCTCTTTTAGTGGGGGCTGATATCTTTCATACCGGTCAGGGAGACCTCTCTGTCGCGGATAGCCGCCGCCTGCTCGGCCCCGACGTTATTTTGGGTCGTTCAACAAACACTCTGGAGAGAGCCCTTGTGGCCTCTGAGGATCCCGGTGTTGACTATTTTTGTGTGGGTCCGGTGTGGGAGACACCCACAAAGCCGGGTCGAGCCGCCGTGGGGCCGGGGCTTCTGAGTAGGGTGGCAGAAACGCATCCGGACAAACCCTGGTTTGCTATCGGCAATGTCAATCTCGATAGTGTGGGTCAGGTGATTGATGCTGGTGCTACACGGGTGGTAGTGGTTCGCGCGCTCACCGAGTCGTCTCACGTCCTGAACTCTGCTCGGGAACTTAAGCGGATCATGACGGAGGAGGGTGCAAAATACCCTGAGAATGGGGGGAGAGTGGCAGGGGAGGCACGGGATGGTAGATAG
- a CDS encoding LuxR C-terminal-related transcriptional regulator, translating to MEDINVVRISGIDMPVAVPLAPFISNRANAGTNADELRSAVHILVKKLQHPRSVLVIDDADKLDETSIQTILLVRHQTRVPILIATWSHNSGGTQHLPLSAYLTPILCAPMRSMRYDHVDRILRDQLQLTLEPSSLGLITSICGGLPGLALSITETLQRCNALSRSGTAWRVQDCLWKSEFTALAQQYLFPLSEKEVLALHTLAVARVMTIEQAKSSSLWEQIRSLEQLGLIHVLEVRGEQEIAVYPPLLIDYFEHEGGSLTRYEICQNLSRTEQKSLRPTRKDADRVTGSQTALLSYRTRSFWENEVTGRRTAWLADPSPWTALRYLIALSHVSADTAEHDRVIVFTPEEGPAMALVLFWSWWACHVAIMQNMPEEGISLVRRGRLKHPAFDGALRAIEAYIILNTGGIPDSYLLDSPALNEHALSEELLGAVRVELFIAQGLLQQAFQQLDATIDGETGIQTSKKVARGMIMFLDGNIGGAAEWALEHYEVSRIEFDFSWAEGHAYVAALSLAMAGRLDALDTHLATLAPTASTKNINTRFLASTFAFASMVASERGQVNASITYAKQALSFGFSDEVCMQFPAHLAHLIATQTGEGISRAAWEATEQRIAAGHITSAVQVGMIALEYDADPAHAQRISDLAQNTESPLLNSLATYAEALIEPSAENLSRVRIKLADAGLILPAVRAGVRAVRMHRAGGDHERALLEAEALWGSLCLDDAGLAHMLFPLVQEIGLTDRELEIVSMLADRSTSQQIADALVLSVRTVEQHVLRACRKVGVSRRGDLADAAGTWLSPFLRPRF from the coding sequence TTGGAAGACATCAATGTTGTCAGGATATCGGGCATCGATATGCCGGTGGCGGTCCCCCTTGCACCCTTCATCTCAAACAGAGCAAACGCAGGGACAAACGCGGATGAGCTTCGTAGCGCGGTGCATATCCTGGTTAAGAAACTTCAACATCCGCGGTCGGTCTTGGTGATTGATGATGCCGACAAGCTTGACGAAACATCGATTCAGACGATTCTTCTCGTCCGACACCAGACACGGGTACCCATCCTCATCGCTACCTGGTCCCACAACAGCGGCGGGACGCAGCACTTACCGTTGTCTGCCTATCTGACCCCGATCCTCTGCGCACCGATGCGTTCCATGCGTTACGATCACGTGGATCGTATTTTGCGGGATCAACTTCAACTTACTCTCGAGCCTTCCTCTCTCGGTTTAATTACGAGTATTTGTGGTGGTCTTCCGGGGTTAGCACTATCGATAACAGAGACACTGCAACGCTGCAACGCTCTATCACGATCTGGAACGGCGTGGAGGGTGCAGGACTGCTTGTGGAAGTCTGAATTCACAGCACTCGCACAACAGTATCTTTTTCCCCTGTCCGAAAAAGAGGTGCTAGCCCTACACACACTTGCGGTGGCACGAGTAATGACAATAGAGCAAGCTAAATCTTCATCCCTGTGGGAACAGATACGATCGCTTGAACAGCTTGGCCTGATCCACGTCCTGGAGGTCAGAGGAGAACAAGAAATTGCGGTGTACCCGCCACTATTGATCGATTACTTTGAACACGAAGGGGGTTCTCTCACGCGATACGAGATCTGTCAGAATTTGAGCAGAACTGAGCAAAAGTCTCTTCGTCCGACCCGAAAAGACGCTGATCGCGTAACGGGTTCTCAGACCGCGCTGCTGAGCTATCGGACTCGCTCTTTCTGGGAGAACGAAGTTACCGGAAGAAGGACGGCTTGGCTAGCGGACCCCTCACCGTGGACCGCGTTACGTTACCTTATTGCGCTCAGTCATGTCTCAGCAGATACGGCGGAGCATGACAGGGTTATCGTCTTCACCCCGGAGGAAGGACCCGCTATGGCGTTGGTTCTATTCTGGAGCTGGTGGGCCTGCCACGTGGCGATTATGCAGAACATGCCCGAGGAAGGAATTTCTCTTGTACGGCGTGGCCGCCTCAAACACCCCGCATTTGACGGCGCGCTCAGAGCTATTGAGGCATACATTATTTTGAATACCGGCGGCATCCCCGATAGTTATCTTCTGGATTCTCCAGCACTAAATGAACACGCACTATCGGAAGAACTCTTGGGAGCCGTACGGGTTGAACTTTTTATTGCACAGGGTTTACTGCAACAGGCCTTTCAACAGCTTGATGCCACAATCGATGGGGAAACGGGCATCCAAACTTCAAAGAAAGTGGCACGCGGGATGATCATGTTCCTCGACGGCAATATTGGAGGTGCTGCTGAGTGGGCCCTCGAACACTACGAAGTCTCTCGAATAGAGTTTGACTTCTCCTGGGCGGAGGGACACGCATATGTCGCTGCACTGAGCCTAGCCATGGCGGGGCGGCTAGACGCTCTCGATACCCATCTAGCGACACTAGCCCCAACAGCTAGCACCAAAAACATCAACACACGCTTTCTTGCAAGCACGTTTGCGTTTGCCTCTATGGTGGCTTCCGAGCGTGGCCAGGTTAACGCGTCTATCACCTACGCTAAACAGGCTCTTAGCTTTGGATTCTCGGATGAGGTGTGCATGCAGTTTCCCGCTCACCTAGCCCACCTTATTGCCACACAAACCGGTGAGGGCATTTCACGCGCTGCGTGGGAAGCCACCGAACAACGCATCGCAGCAGGGCACATTACCAGTGCCGTTCAGGTCGGCATGATTGCTCTGGAGTACGATGCCGATCCGGCACACGCACAACGTATTAGCGATCTTGCCCAGAATACGGAGAGCCCACTATTGAATAGCCTCGCAACCTACGCTGAGGCGCTGATTGAACCATCTGCGGAAAATCTGTCTAGGGTGAGAATTAAGCTAGCTGATGCTGGCTTGATACTACCCGCAGTTCGCGCGGGTGTTCGCGCGGTTCGAATGCATCGAGCCGGTGGAGATCATGAGAGAGCGCTCCTCGAGGCTGAGGCGCTGTGGGGATCACTATGTCTTGATGATGCGGGCCTAGCCCATATGTTATTTCCGCTGGTGCAAGAGATCGGGCTCACTGATCGTGAGCTAGAGATTGTTTCCATGCTCGCCGATAGGTCCACCTCCCAGCAGATTGCCGACGCGCTTGTTCTCTCAGTGCGCACGGTGGAACAGCACGTCTTACGTGCCTGCAGGAAGGTTGGCGTGTCGCGCCGTGGTGATTTGGCAGATGCCGCGGGCACCTGGCTCTCCCCGTTTTTAAGGCCGCGTTTTTAA